A single genomic interval of Geobacter metallireducens GS-15 harbors:
- the trbJ gene encoding P-type conjugative transfer protein TrbJ: MKKALIVTVLILSMSAQAHATIPVLDYTNWAQNLFSYVQQVATAINTAEQLATQYQQLEVAIRQARQLNSDQIRGRIMNGIRQLAEIQQKTRGITYDYGRTEGAFDQYYPDMAAYNGMSGKDYAAQAAKANQQLQNSVRDAMLAQGLISNAATDQDALNALVAASNSADGQLAAAQAGNQISAMVAQQLIQLQQIMATSAREQSSYMAAQAAEKAKPLKKGDLPKGDDRNMLDYLRKKK; encoded by the coding sequence ATGAAAAAAGCACTTATTGTCACCGTCCTGATCCTGAGCATGTCCGCCCAGGCTCATGCAACAATCCCGGTGCTCGATTACACCAACTGGGCACAGAACCTGTTTAGCTACGTGCAGCAGGTAGCCACGGCCATCAACACCGCCGAGCAACTAGCCACTCAATACCAGCAACTTGAAGTTGCCATACGACAGGCCCGGCAACTCAACAGCGACCAGATACGCGGCCGGATCATGAACGGCATTCGGCAGCTTGCCGAAATCCAGCAGAAGACCAGGGGCATTACTTACGATTACGGCCGCACGGAGGGGGCTTTTGACCAGTATTACCCGGACATGGCCGCCTACAACGGCATGAGCGGGAAGGACTACGCCGCCCAGGCCGCCAAGGCAAACCAGCAGCTTCAAAACTCCGTCCGTGACGCCATGTTGGCCCAGGGCCTTATCAGCAACGCCGCTACCGATCAAGACGCCCTCAACGCCCTTGTCGCCGCTTCCAACAGCGCAGACGGCCAGCTTGCCGCCGCCCAGGCGGGCAACCAGATTTCGGCAATGGTGGCGCAACAACTCATCCAGCTACAGCAGATCATGGCAACAAGTGCCCGTGAACAATCGTCCTACATGGCCGCCCAGGCCGCCGAAAAGGCAAAGCCCCTCAAGAAAGGGGACTTACCAAAGGGGGACGATAGAAACATGCTCGACTATCTCAGGAAGAAAAAATAA
- the relB gene encoding type II toxin-antitoxin system RelB family antitoxin: MLAIRLPEEIETRLDSLAKATGRSKSYYVREALVEYLDDLEDIYLAEKRLEDIRAGRTKTIPLEEVMKEYGLES; encoded by the coding sequence ATGTTAGCAATCAGACTGCCCGAGGAAATCGAAACCCGCCTTGACTCCCTCGCCAAGGCCACCGGCCGGAGCAAAAGCTATTACGTCCGGGAGGCCCTTGTTGAATATCTTGACGACCTGGAAGACATTTACTTGGCCGAGAAGCGCCTTGAAGACATTAGGGCCGGACGAACCAAAACCATACCCCTTGAAGAAGTGATGAAAGAATATGGTCTGGAAAGTTGA
- the trbL gene encoding P-type conjugative transfer protein TrbL, which produces MATATPDVQILTQVLETFNSVFGTGKGALLSWAMYIAGALAVIEMVLLGAFHALKGGEDNIIPPLVKKILTIGFFIFLVQGVARSGLAEIILDGFIAVGLKAGGAGVSFSMKNPSSLISAGFLAADPIYDAIQHMAITAIGDRLMAYGCYLIVILAYVVMACQIMITFIEFGIVSTLGIILLPFGISKHTAFLSEKAIGAIIAFGIKLMVLSFVVAVIQPVLLALPALGPDPTFNQMMTLGVTVAVIAFVVAQAPGVASAVLSGSPSLSAGAAAGTALSAAAGAAAPAMAAAGMATGGAAVAGGLAGAKAAAAAGNGSFLGNVARAAAGAMPGASAFQAAKSGAISAAEAGSAGGIKPASGGSSLKPAADAAAKGAADTGKTEATPTPAPAADTTATTTDATPPATGSADTTATDAGKTEPAPTTGTGGGTSSLQGSNVGSGGGNGKGQPRRSSLQDAWQQSQRAVPQDASAGGGAGVRLHVD; this is translated from the coding sequence ATGGCAACCGCAACCCCAGATGTTCAAATTCTCACCCAGGTACTTGAAACCTTTAACTCCGTTTTTGGGACCGGCAAAGGGGCCTTGCTGTCATGGGCCATGTATATTGCCGGAGCCCTGGCAGTAATCGAAATGGTCCTCTTGGGGGCATTTCATGCCCTGAAGGGGGGGGAAGACAACATAATCCCCCCATTGGTTAAAAAGATCCTCACCATCGGTTTTTTCATTTTTCTGGTTCAAGGGGTCGCCCGTTCCGGCCTCGCTGAAATCATCCTTGACGGCTTTATTGCGGTAGGTTTGAAGGCCGGAGGGGCGGGGGTATCCTTTTCCATGAAAAACCCTTCGTCCTTGATTTCGGCGGGCTTTCTGGCTGCTGATCCAATCTATGACGCTATACAACACATGGCTATAACTGCAATCGGTGACAGGCTCATGGCTTACGGCTGTTATCTAATTGTGATTCTGGCTTATGTCGTCATGGCGTGTCAGATAATGATTACCTTCATCGAATTTGGCATCGTTTCCACCCTTGGTATCATCCTTCTCCCCTTCGGAATCAGTAAGCACACCGCGTTTTTGTCGGAAAAGGCCATCGGCGCAATAATCGCCTTCGGGATCAAGTTAATGGTTTTGTCATTCGTGGTGGCGGTGATCCAGCCGGTCCTTTTGGCTCTCCCGGCTCTTGGGCCTGATCCAACGTTTAATCAAATGATGACATTAGGTGTAACGGTGGCCGTTATTGCCTTTGTGGTTGCCCAGGCCCCCGGTGTGGCTTCCGCCGTCCTTTCCGGGTCCCCTTCCCTGTCCGCCGGAGCCGCCGCCGGTACCGCCTTGAGTGCCGCCGCAGGGGCAGCAGCACCAGCCATGGCCGCCGCTGGTATGGCAACCGGAGGGGCAGCAGTAGCCGGAGGCCTCGCCGGAGCCAAGGCCGCAGCAGCAGCCGGGAACGGCTCTTTCCTTGGCAACGTTGCCCGAGCCGCAGCAGGAGCAATGCCCGGAGCGTCCGCGTTCCAGGCCGCCAAGAGCGGGGCCATTTCAGCCGCCGAAGCCGGGAGCGCCGGAGGGATCAAACCGGCATCGGGAGGCAGCAGCCTTAAACCGGCCGCCGATGCAGCAGCCAAAGGAGCAGCAGACACCGGGAAGACTGAGGCCACCCCCACACCGGCACCGGCAGCAGACACCACCGCTACAACCACAGACGCCACACCCCCGGCGACTGGCAGCGCAGACACCACCGCAACCGATGCCGGGAAGACCGAACCAGCGCCGACCACGGGGACCGGCGGAGGCACCAGCAGCTTGCAAGGGTCCAACGTCGGAAGCGGAGGGGGGAACGGTAAGGGCCAACCCCGCCGGAGCAGCCTACAAGACGCATGGCAGCAGAGCCAAAGAGCAGTTCCCCAGGACGCCAGCGCCGGAGGCGGGGCAGGGGTCCGGCTCCACGTCGATTAA
- a CDS encoding type II toxin-antitoxin system RelE family toxin produces the protein MVWKVEIDPAARRELKKLDPQISGRVLKFLFERVARLDDPRSIGEALKGSRFGDFWKYRVGDYRIITSIEDEALVILVVRVGNRREVYER, from the coding sequence ATGGTCTGGAAAGTTGAAATAGACCCCGCCGCCCGGCGGGAATTAAAGAAGCTGGACCCTCAAATAAGCGGGAGGGTCTTGAAATTCCTCTTTGAGCGTGTCGCACGCCTTGACGATCCCCGCAGTATCGGGGAGGCCCTGAAGGGTTCCAGATTCGGAGACTTTTGGAAATACCGCGTAGGTGACTATAGGATCATCACCAGCATAGAAGACGAGGCGTTAGTAATTCTCGTTGTGAGGGTAGGCAACCGCCGGGAGGTCTACGAAAGATGA
- a CDS encoding IS4-like element ISGme2 family transposase, with amino-acid sequence MHTGPTVFKQLLQFLPRYEFNLCVRRHRGEYREKKFSTYDQFLCLAYAQMAGRESLRDIETCLNSHQEKLYHIGFRGDVSRTTLADANERRDWRIFQDFGHVLIGIAQQLYQADAISVELTQPLYAFDSTTIDLCLTLFPWAEFRKTKAAVKMHTLIDLRGPIPTWVTITTGKVHDVRMLDHLPVAKDAIYTMDRGYVDFARLHSIHKQGAFFVVRAKDNLKCQRLYSHPKDKESGVRADQIITLVTQKSKKGYPEKLRRVSYVDKERNKRLVFLTNNFEIPAATVAAIYKQRWQVELFFKWIKQHLRIKSFIGTSVNAVKSQIWVALCIYLLVAITKKKLGVPCSLYTFLQILEVNLFEKKPISSLVAEALKRNADYPERNQLNLFNY; translated from the coding sequence ATGCACACCGGTCCGACCGTTTTCAAACAACTTCTGCAGTTTCTGCCCCGGTACGAATTCAATCTCTGCGTTCGCCGACACCGTGGCGAGTATCGGGAGAAGAAGTTCTCGACCTATGACCAGTTCCTCTGCCTGGCTTATGCCCAGATGGCTGGCCGTGAGAGCTTGCGGGATATCGAGACCTGCCTGAACTCCCACCAGGAGAAGCTGTACCACATCGGCTTTCGTGGTGATGTCTCCCGCACGACCCTTGCCGACGCGAACGAGCGCAGGGACTGGCGTATCTTCCAAGACTTCGGTCATGTACTGATCGGCATAGCTCAGCAGCTGTACCAGGCTGATGCCATCTCCGTTGAGCTTACGCAACCGCTCTACGCCTTTGACTCGACCACTATCGACCTGTGCCTTACGCTGTTCCCATGGGCCGAGTTCCGCAAAACCAAGGCGGCGGTCAAGATGCATACGCTCATTGATCTGCGTGGTCCCATTCCGACCTGGGTCACTATTACCACTGGCAAGGTCCACGATGTCAGGATGCTGGACCATCTGCCGGTTGCAAAGGATGCCATTTACACGATGGACAGAGGGTATGTCGATTTTGCCCGGCTCCACTCCATCCACAAGCAGGGAGCATTCTTCGTAGTTCGGGCAAAGGACAACCTGAAATGCCAGCGGTTATATTCCCATCCGAAGGACAAGGAATCAGGTGTACGGGCAGACCAGATTATCACCCTGGTGACGCAGAAGTCGAAAAAGGGGTATCCGGAGAAACTGCGCCGGGTCAGCTATGTTGACAAAGAACGGAACAAGCGACTCGTATTTCTCACGAACAACTTCGAGATTCCGGCAGCGACGGTGGCTGCGATTTACAAGCAGCGCTGGCAGGTGGAGCTGTTTTTCAAATGGATCAAACAGCACCTGCGGATCAAGTCGTTCATCGGAACGTCAGTCAATGCCGTGAAGAGCCAGATATGGGTTGCCTTGTGCATCTATCTGCTGGTGGCGATCACGAAAAAGAAGTTGGGGGTTCCGTGTTCGCTCTACACTTTTCTACAGATTCTGGAGGTCAACTTGTTCGAGAAAAAGCCCATTTCATCGCTGGTTGCGGAGGCTCTCAAGCGAAATGCTGATTATCCTGAGCGCAACCAACTGAACTTATTCAACTATTAA